One genomic segment of Apostichopus japonicus isolate 1M-3 chromosome 23, ASM3797524v1, whole genome shotgun sequence includes these proteins:
- the LOC139965065 gene encoding uncharacterized protein isoform X2: MASITVQSFLLLVTLISVSMVTGSNNNGHFTKRVGRLRNSRAKMTVRNGHFLELLERNGPHLSQNGRFLNEKVRARRRRRQVTNESSASSRREENLLKILTDHTSPLSTNEELDHTSPLSTNEELDLDNLRLQIQLKEMTSQHESSKMATDLNQLTEIRDQNIKTGTEEEEGILNDLDKQLENLKLTSGLVDALEDTMDLVPKFMLPGTEENHTDDEITTNLPIDVMDISGDGSGSGETIIPTVEGSGYGEDIISFTKLNHGFLNEYEGYMKDLEIQLLVEYEGQKQNQEKEEDEDEEDTEEVEEEEAEREQSQNENEQREISDDRPGYQEEGDEQNTDEDETEEEEVKGQVEEEMSGTGGIDNIEKQMETLRGGDEDRPEESENTQGDEAKYDDTKSRDNEALPVLSRCMSPGGFRVKLLPEDLCDGNKDCINGEDERKARCQNKCPGGYRKCADGLQCLKEKLFCNGFIQCRDQSDELNCDRTRTECEEFEMFSCDGVCRLKSFLCDRTQDCKDGVDEKGCKYEIFSCPEQFVFDKVRRQCVYM, from the exons ATGGCTAGTATCACTGTCCAGTCGTTTCTCCTCTTGGTCACTCTCATCTCCGTTTCCATGGTAACTGGATCAAACAACA ATGGACATTTCACAAAACGAGTCGGCCGTCTAAGGAACTCTCGAGCTAAAATGACGGTTAGAAATGGCCACTTTCTTGAACTCTTGGAAAGAAACGGACCTCATTTGAGCCAAAATGGACGATTTTTGAACGAAAAGGTACGAGCGAGGAGACGACGTCGACAAGTGACTAACGAGTCATCTGCATCTTCACGTCGCGAAGAGAACCTTCTGAAGATTTTAACAGATCATACCTCACCTTTAAGTACGAACGAAGAACTTGACCATACCTCACCTTTAAGTACAAACGAAGAACTTGATTTAGATAATCTTAGATTACAGATTCAGCTAAAGGAAATGACATCACAACACGAGAGTTCTAAAATGGCCACCGATTTAAACCAATTGACGGAGATCCGTGATCAAAATATTAAGACAGGAACAGAAGAAGAGGAAGGGATTTTAAACGACTTGGACAAACAATTGGAGAATTTAAAGTTGACTTCTGGTTTGGTTGATGCCCTGGAGGACACAATGGACCTTGTTCCTAAATTCATGTTACCAGGGACGGAGGAGAATCATACAGATGATGAAATTACGACTAATCTTCCGATAGATGTTATGGATATCAGCGGGGATGGATCTGGCAGCGGAGAAACAATTATTCCGACAGTAGAAGGAAGTGGTTATGGTGAAGATATAATTTCCTTCACAAAATTGAATCATGGTTTCTTGAATGAGTACGAAGGATACATGAAAGACCTGGAAATACAACTCCTGGTGGAGTATGAGGGACAAAAACAGAATCaggagaaagaagaagatgaagatgaagaagatacagaagaagtagaagaagaagaagctgaACGAGAACAAAGCCAAAATGAGAACGAACAGAGAGAAATTTCAGACGATCGTCCAGGTTACCAGGAGGAAGGTGATGAACAAAACACTGATGAAGATGAAACAGAGGAAgaagaggttaaaggtcaagttGAAGAGGAGATGAGTGGAACAGGAGGAATAGATAACATTGAGAAACAGATGGAAACACTAAGAGGGGGAGATGAAGATAGACCGGAAGAATCAGAAAATACTCAGGGAGACGAGGCTAAATATGACGATACAAAATCTAGGGATAACGAGGCACTACCAGTTTTGTCAAGATGTATGTCCCCGGGGGGTTTTCGAGTCAAGTTGTTACCAGAAGACCTCTGTGATGGCAACAAGGACTGCATCAATGGAGAGGATGAAAGGAAGGCGAG ATGTCAAAATAAATGTCCAGGTGGTTATCGTAAATGCGCTGATGGCCTCCAATGTCTGAAGGAGAAATTATTCTGCAATGGCTTCATACAATGTAGGGATCAATCAGACGAACTTAATTGTG ACAGAACCAGGACTGAGTGTGAAGAATTCGAGATGTTTTCGTGTGATGGTGTTTGTCGTCTCAAATCATTCCTCTGTGACCGCACACAAGACTGTAAAGATGGAGTTGACGAGAAAGGATGTAAATACG AGATATTTTCCTGTCCCGAGCAGTTTGTTTTTGACAAAGTGAGAAGGCAGTGTGTTTATATGTAA
- the LOC139965065 gene encoding uncharacterized protein isoform X1 — protein MASITVQSFLLLVTLISVSMVTGSNNNGHFTKRVGRLRNSRAKMTVRNGHFLELLERNGPHLSQNGRFLNEKVRARRRRRQVTNESSASSRREENLLKILTDHTSPLSTNEELDHTSPLSTNEELDLDNLRLQIQLKEMTSQHESSKMATDLNQLTEIRDQNIKTGTEEEEGILNDLDKQLENLKLTSGLVDALEDTMDLVPKFMLPGTEENHTDDEITTNLPIDVMDISGDGSGSGETIIPTVEGSGYGEDIISFTKLNHGFLNEYEGYMKDLEIQLLVEYEGQKQNQEKEEDEDEEDTEEVEEEEAEREQSQNENEQREISDDRPGYQEEGDEQNTDEDETEEEEVKGQVEEEMSGTGGIDNIEKQMETLRGGDEDRPEESENTQGDEAKYDDTKSRDNEALPVLSRCMSPGGFRVKLLPEDLCDGNKDCINGEDERKARCQNKCPGGYRKCADGLQCLKEKLFCNGFIQCRDQSDELNCDRTRTECEEFEMFSCDGVCRLKSFLCDRTQDCKDGVDEKGCKYAEIFSCPEQFVFDKVRRQCVYM, from the exons ATGGCTAGTATCACTGTCCAGTCGTTTCTCCTCTTGGTCACTCTCATCTCCGTTTCCATGGTAACTGGATCAAACAACA ATGGACATTTCACAAAACGAGTCGGCCGTCTAAGGAACTCTCGAGCTAAAATGACGGTTAGAAATGGCCACTTTCTTGAACTCTTGGAAAGAAACGGACCTCATTTGAGCCAAAATGGACGATTTTTGAACGAAAAGGTACGAGCGAGGAGACGACGTCGACAAGTGACTAACGAGTCATCTGCATCTTCACGTCGCGAAGAGAACCTTCTGAAGATTTTAACAGATCATACCTCACCTTTAAGTACGAACGAAGAACTTGACCATACCTCACCTTTAAGTACAAACGAAGAACTTGATTTAGATAATCTTAGATTACAGATTCAGCTAAAGGAAATGACATCACAACACGAGAGTTCTAAAATGGCCACCGATTTAAACCAATTGACGGAGATCCGTGATCAAAATATTAAGACAGGAACAGAAGAAGAGGAAGGGATTTTAAACGACTTGGACAAACAATTGGAGAATTTAAAGTTGACTTCTGGTTTGGTTGATGCCCTGGAGGACACAATGGACCTTGTTCCTAAATTCATGTTACCAGGGACGGAGGAGAATCATACAGATGATGAAATTACGACTAATCTTCCGATAGATGTTATGGATATCAGCGGGGATGGATCTGGCAGCGGAGAAACAATTATTCCGACAGTAGAAGGAAGTGGTTATGGTGAAGATATAATTTCCTTCACAAAATTGAATCATGGTTTCTTGAATGAGTACGAAGGATACATGAAAGACCTGGAAATACAACTCCTGGTGGAGTATGAGGGACAAAAACAGAATCaggagaaagaagaagatgaagatgaagaagatacagaagaagtagaagaagaagaagctgaACGAGAACAAAGCCAAAATGAGAACGAACAGAGAGAAATTTCAGACGATCGTCCAGGTTACCAGGAGGAAGGTGATGAACAAAACACTGATGAAGATGAAACAGAGGAAgaagaggttaaaggtcaagttGAAGAGGAGATGAGTGGAACAGGAGGAATAGATAACATTGAGAAACAGATGGAAACACTAAGAGGGGGAGATGAAGATAGACCGGAAGAATCAGAAAATACTCAGGGAGACGAGGCTAAATATGACGATACAAAATCTAGGGATAACGAGGCACTACCAGTTTTGTCAAGATGTATGTCCCCGGGGGGTTTTCGAGTCAAGTTGTTACCAGAAGACCTCTGTGATGGCAACAAGGACTGCATCAATGGAGAGGATGAAAGGAAGGCGAG ATGTCAAAATAAATGTCCAGGTGGTTATCGTAAATGCGCTGATGGCCTCCAATGTCTGAAGGAGAAATTATTCTGCAATGGCTTCATACAATGTAGGGATCAATCAGACGAACTTAATTGTG ACAGAACCAGGACTGAGTGTGAAGAATTCGAGATGTTTTCGTGTGATGGTGTTTGTCGTCTCAAATCATTCCTCTGTGACCGCACACAAGACTGTAAAGATGGAGTTGACGAGAAAGGATGTAAATACGCGG AGATATTTTCCTGTCCCGAGCAGTTTGTTTTTGACAAAGTGAGAAGGCAGTGTGTTTATATGTAA